Proteins found in one Rhinolophus ferrumequinum isolate MPI-CBG mRhiFer1 chromosome 9, mRhiFer1_v1.p, whole genome shotgun sequence genomic segment:
- the LEXM gene encoding lymphocyte expansion molecule, which produces MDTKGFSGAPFGVQSNRFEVSAVRPKQRKLSTCAWIPHSRPYPLDVSHIGPGTYDYKETCLSKEKLKKEVGTGWAKSQEASPLPQLPHLQYQAIVREKLLQKENLGPGSYDFKDFLELLQQKPCSTRGLLSSGEVRFRGLIGNYYPGPGNYGEKGNPYTKLEENAWNRSHSEGLMCKMTNKPPPLAHQGSGLAPCTYSLKSSIEAYLERSMGNRGFYDIFSGDRNKPQCYGHYSVQKKKPRELMNCKSFVEELNSRHNKKRGVFSTVPRNPKTPTERIYWATISQCPRKLAESGPGMWLPQEKECRRVNQPPFLLSSKRVDLRAYQMLLGNWNPVGVGRYLNTWLMETKDRRQRYRSLFMDGAKRYLSDLAQDKLLQERITRCTKWKSPPTVDCNSDPTP; this is translated from the exons ATGGACACCAAGGGGTTCAGCGGGGCGCCCTTTGGGGTGCAGAGCAACAG GTTTGAGGTCTCTGCTGTTCGCCCCAAACAGAGGAAGCTGAGCACCTGCGCATGGATCCCACACTCCAGGCCTTATCCGCTAGACGTG TCCCACATAGGACCTGGGACCTATGACTACAAGGAGACCTGCCTCAGCAAGGAGAAGCTGAAGAAGGAGGTGGGCACAGGCTGGGCCAAGTCCCAGGAAGCCAGCCCGCTGCCCCAGCTGCCCCACTTGCAGTACCAGGCCATCGTGAGAGAGAAGCTGCTGCAG AAGGAAAACCTGGGGCCTGGATCCTACGACTTCAAAGACTTCTTAGAACTGCTGCAGCAGAAACCGTGCAGCACCCGGGGGCTGCTCAGCTCTGGGGAGGTTCGCTTCCGAGGACTCATCGGG AACTACTATCCGGGTCCTGGAAATTATGGAGAGAAGGGCAACCCATACACGAAGCTGGAGGAGAATGCCTGGAACCGCTCTCATTCTGAGGGCCTCATGTGCAAGATGACCAACAAGCCACCTCCCTTGGCTCATCAG GGGAGTGGTCTGGCCCCATGCACCTACTCCTTGAAAAGTAGCATAGAGGCATACCTGGAACGATCCATGGGCAACCGTGGCTTCTATGACATTTTCTCTGGTGACCGAAACAAGCCCCAGTGCTACGGACATTACTCTGTGCAG aaaaaaaagcCCAGGGAACTGATGAATTGCAAGAGCTTCGTGGAAGAACTTAACTCACGTCACAATAAGAAGCGTGGGGTGTTTTCAACAGTTCCCCGCAACCCGAAAACCCCTACAGAGAGAATATACTGGGCCACCATCAGCCAGTGTCCCCGAAAACTA GCCGAGTCTGGTCCCGGTATGTGGCTTCCTCAAGAGAAGGAATGCAGACGCGTCAACCAGCCACCATTCCTACTGTCCTCTAAGCGGGTAGACTTACGGGCCTACCAGATGCTTCTGGGGAACTGG AACCCCGTGGGTGTGGGACGCTACCTCAACACCTGGCTGATGGAGACAAAGGACCGACGACAGCGATACCGGTCCCTGTTCATGGATGGCGCCAAGCGTTACCTGTCAGACCTGGCCCAGGATAAGCTCCTGCA ggaaaggaTCACACGTTGTACTAAGTGGAAGAGCCCTCCGACCGTGGATTGCAATTCAGATCCTACTCCTTAA